A genomic stretch from Desulfotignum balticum DSM 7044 includes:
- a CDS encoding methyltransferase domain-containing protein, protein MAGQETRRDNQTMTEILEQHSIISALFFMSSLFLGKMVNFISYSVMKERIISRQQWDLNICCGKTGAGKINADIIRHAQVPNFVLIDDIYQLPFVDRQFKKVLCSHTIEHVEQPELFFRELCRVGESVTIVLPPLWDLFAAFNFLEHKWIFLTMRKTHHSLPGYLPLPFAGHVHRYLGQRFKA, encoded by the coding sequence ATGGCCGGGCAAGAAACCCGGAGGGATAATCAGACAATGACGGAAATTCTCGAACAGCACAGCATCATTTCAGCCCTTTTTTTCATGAGTTCACTGTTTTTGGGAAAAATGGTCAATTTCATCAGTTATTCTGTGATGAAGGAACGGATCATTTCCCGGCAGCAATGGGACCTGAACATATGCTGCGGAAAAACCGGTGCCGGGAAAATCAATGCAGATATCATCCGGCATGCGCAGGTACCCAATTTTGTCCTGATCGACGATATTTACCAGCTGCCTTTTGTGGACAGGCAGTTCAAGAAGGTACTGTGTTCACATACCATTGAACATGTGGAACAGCCGGAGTTGTTTTTCAGGGAACTGTGCCGGGTAGGAGAAAGCGTCACCATTGTTCTCCCCCCGCTGTGGGATCTTTTTGCCGCGTTCAATTTTCTGGAACACAAATGGATTTTTTTGACGATGCGCAAAACACATCATTCCCTGCCAGGGTACCTGCCGCTGCCGTTTGCCGGCCATGTCCACAGATATCTTGGCCAGCGGTTCAAGGCCTGA
- a CDS encoding IS110 family transposase gives MTKKLDTTFIQIVHPVCCGLDVHKKKISACLITVDNNGKEQYEIKEFGTFTNDLVEMKNWLLNNECPVLAMESTGVYWRPVHNVLEGFMEVILVNARHIKNVPGRKTDISDSKWLAGLLRHGLLKGSFIPAKEIRQWRELTRIRRTYTESLADFKRRVHKLFETANIKIDSVVSDLFGVTGQNLISLLCDGSELNLATIEQNTKPGLKKKVVELHRSIQGFFEDHHRFQLIGLMEVMRSLEKQIDEITRRLEDLTSGHQDLLDRLDEVPGIDKKSAQSIVSEIGVTLDEFICTAALASWAGLCPGNNESAGKRKSGRASVRSHPFKTILIEVAWAAVRKKGSYYRAKYFKLKSRRGAKKAIVAIAHRISKAIFNIIKNGDHFMDLGEDYLTAQTRQKAINSIKKRANQLGYELVPCAN, from the coding sequence ATGACCAAGAAATTAGATACCACATTTATTCAGATTGTTCACCCTGTTTGTTGCGGTTTGGACGTTCATAAGAAAAAAATTTCAGCCTGTCTTATCACTGTGGATAATAACGGTAAGGAACAGTATGAGATTAAAGAATTTGGTACGTTCACCAACGATCTTGTCGAGATGAAGAATTGGTTGCTGAACAATGAATGCCCGGTATTGGCAATGGAAAGCACAGGCGTTTATTGGCGGCCGGTTCATAACGTTCTCGAAGGATTTATGGAAGTGATTCTTGTAAATGCCAGACACATCAAAAATGTTCCGGGACGTAAAACAGATATCAGCGACAGTAAATGGCTTGCCGGGCTCTTGAGACATGGCCTTTTAAAAGGCAGCTTTATTCCGGCAAAAGAGATACGCCAGTGGAGAGAACTGACAAGGATCAGAAGAACGTATACCGAATCTCTGGCTGATTTTAAACGACGTGTGCACAAGTTGTTTGAAACCGCCAACATTAAAATCGATTCCGTTGTATCTGATCTGTTTGGAGTTACAGGTCAAAATTTGATTTCATTATTATGCGACGGATCCGAATTGAATTTGGCAACAATTGAACAGAATACCAAACCCGGTCTGAAAAAAAAGGTTGTCGAACTGCATCGCAGTATTCAGGGTTTTTTTGAAGATCATCATCGGTTTCAATTAATTGGCCTGATGGAGGTAATGAGATCTTTGGAAAAACAAATCGATGAAATTACCCGGAGATTAGAAGATCTTACCTCTGGCCACCAGGATCTATTGGATCGATTGGATGAGGTACCAGGTATTGATAAGAAGTCGGCGCAATCAATTGTCAGCGAAATTGGTGTGACCCTCGATGAATTTATTTGTACAGCTGCGCTTGCCTCTTGGGCAGGCTTATGTCCGGGAAATAATGAAAGTGCCGGCAAAAGGAAGAGTGGCAGAGCTTCTGTGAGAAGTCACCCATTCAAAACCATATTGATCGAAGTGGCCTGGGCAGCAGTCCGGAAAAAAGGGTCATACTACAGGGCCAAATATTTTAAGCTGAAGTCCAGGCGTGGCGCAAAAAAAGCTATCGTTGCAATTGCACATAGAATATCAAAAGCAATTTTCAATATCATAAAAAATGGAGATCATTTCATGGACCTTGGTGAAGATTATTTGACTGCCCAGACAAGACAAAAGGCTATCAACAGCATTAAAAAGCGAGCCAATCAACTTGGTTATGAATTGGTTCCATGTGCGAATTGA
- a CDS encoding PstS family phosphate ABC transporter substrate-binding protein, translating to MKSGFTKMIVLLVAACCIQLFGCTSPPMEQMVIKGSTTMAPMLERLAAEYQTPDQKQIFIEATGSLTGIAALIQNECDMAASSVSAPTTLVQEAEKKGITLKAFPVCRDRIVPIVNTANPLHQLSITDLRHIFSGKISSWKSDDMADANIQIVLRQTASGTCRMWEQRILNGASPAPGHIQVFSNSGVLAAVAENRYAIGYVSHAYLNHEVKPVEITGHDSETALERTLFLYVNPDRMSKAVKSFLTYLHSGPARKMIRDSGFVPITHDN from the coding sequence ATGAAATCCGGGTTCACAAAGATGATCGTGCTACTGGTTGCAGCCTGCTGCATACAACTGTTTGGCTGCACATCTCCGCCCATGGAACAAATGGTCATCAAAGGCTCCACCACCATGGCGCCGATGCTGGAAAGACTGGCAGCCGAGTATCAAACCCCGGATCAGAAACAGATCTTCATCGAGGCCACCGGTTCTCTGACGGGAATTGCCGCACTGATTCAAAACGAATGTGACATGGCTGCCTCGTCTGTTTCCGCGCCAACAACACTTGTTCAGGAAGCTGAAAAAAAAGGGATCACCCTGAAAGCATTCCCCGTATGCCGGGACAGAATCGTCCCGATTGTGAATACCGCCAATCCCTTGCATCAGTTATCCATCACAGACCTCAGACATATTTTTTCCGGAAAGATATCCTCCTGGAAATCTGACGACATGGCCGATGCTAACATTCAAATTGTATTGAGACAGACAGCATCAGGCACCTGCAGAATGTGGGAACAACGCATCCTGAATGGCGCCTCGCCGGCACCCGGTCACATACAGGTATTCTCCAACAGCGGCGTTCTGGCGGCAGTGGCTGAAAACCGGTACGCCATCGGTTATGTCAGCCATGCATATCTCAATCATGAAGTCAAACCCGTGGAAATCACCGGCCATGATTCAGAAACAGCCCTGGAACGGACCCTTTTTCTGTATGTCAATCCCGATCGCATGTCAAAAGCGGTCAAATCGTTTCTGACCTATCTGCACAGCGGACCGGCCAGAAAGATGATCAGGGACAGTGGCTTTGTTCCCATCACCCATGACAATTAA
- a CDS encoding sirohydrochlorin chelatase, translating into MKTIILAAHGSRQKASAAEVAALAKKLDTKVKTNGSNDIHQVVHAFLQFCDPSLETVIQELADSGVDEMVIFPFFISAGSHVQTDIPRAVETARQKHPTVRFHITRHLGILDAVEDLILGEVTG; encoded by the coding sequence TTGAAAACAATCATTCTAGCGGCACATGGAAGCCGCCAAAAAGCGTCTGCCGCAGAGGTGGCGGCTCTGGCAAAAAAGCTGGATACCAAGGTCAAAACCAATGGTTCAAATGACATACACCAGGTGGTGCATGCCTTTTTGCAGTTCTGCGACCCGTCCCTGGAAACAGTGATCCAGGAGCTGGCGGACAGCGGGGTGGACGAGATGGTGATCTTTCCGTTTTTCATTTCCGCGGGCAGCCATGTGCAGACAGATATTCCCCGGGCCGTTGAAACCGCCCGACAAAAACATCCCACTGTGCGGTTTCACATCACCCGGCACCTGGGTATCCTGGATGCTGTGGAAGATCTTATCTTAGGAGAGGTCACGGGCTGA
- a CDS encoding glutamine amidotransferase, whose product MKQPKILIVKTGDTFADLICSFGNFEDWIRQGLGVGENQIRLVNAPAFEVLPEPGTFSGAVIAGSHAMVTQNLDWSLNVEAWLARVVTAGVPVLGICYGHQLLAKAMSGKVDFHPDGLEIGTASITLTADALSDPLFQGLPPVFNAHTCHSQTVLTLPPGAVHLAKNTHDPHHAFRLGPAAWGVQFHPEYTHGIMAGYIRNMSPVIQALGKDPAKVQQQVTDTPEAGRLLARFAMLCRHHHQTY is encoded by the coding sequence ATGAAGCAACCAAAAATTCTGATTGTAAAGACCGGAGATACGTTTGCCGATCTTATTTGTTCTTTCGGGAATTTTGAAGACTGGATCCGCCAGGGTTTAGGCGTGGGTGAAAATCAGATCCGGCTGGTCAATGCCCCGGCATTTGAAGTGCTGCCTGAACCCGGCACCTTCAGCGGGGCCGTGATCGCCGGCTCCCATGCCATGGTCACCCAGAACCTGGACTGGAGTCTGAATGTGGAAGCGTGGCTGGCCCGGGTGGTGACGGCCGGGGTCCCGGTGCTGGGAATTTGTTACGGGCATCAACTGCTGGCAAAGGCTATGAGCGGTAAGGTGGATTTTCATCCCGACGGCCTGGAGATCGGCACCGCATCCATCACCCTGACCGCAGATGCCCTGTCAGATCCCCTGTTTCAAGGGCTGCCTCCGGTTTTCAACGCCCATACCTGCCATTCCCAGACCGTGCTGACCCTGCCCCCGGGCGCGGTGCATCTGGCAAAAAACACCCATGACCCCCATCATGCCTTCCGCCTGGGTCCTGCTGCCTGGGGAGTGCAGTTTCATCCGGAATACACCCATGGCATCATGGCCGGGTACATCCGCAACATGTCGCCGGTGATCCAGGCCTTGGGAAAAGACCCGGCCAAGGTGCAGCAACAAGTCACCGATACCCCCGAGGCCGGCCGGTTGCTGGCCCGGTTTGCCATGCTGTGCAGACATCATCATCAAACGTATTGA
- a CDS encoding FadR/GntR family transcriptional regulator yields MTLPIKPIKPKRISDQVFDQIRELIYRGTLKPGEKLMTERELAQAMNVSRTTIRDAIQRLVTMGLITQKQGQGTFVKPMEAVEENPLAKAMESQSASLVDLLEVRLGLECNAAALAAQRADETDIKAMQQSIDEMQHEVNSGRLGTEADTGFHMAIAYAAKNPLHILIMRNFYDYLFHGIRENLTSLYEDPENIQKILTQHRAILETITSRDPDKAYDAMNTHIAFVRDFFKNKKM; encoded by the coding sequence ATGACCTTACCCATCAAGCCCATAAAACCCAAGCGCATTTCCGATCAGGTGTTTGATCAGATCCGGGAACTCATTTACAGAGGCACGCTTAAACCCGGTGAGAAGCTGATGACGGAAAGGGAGCTGGCCCAGGCCATGAATGTGTCCCGCACTACTATCCGGGATGCGATCCAGCGCCTGGTCACCATGGGTCTGATTACCCAGAAGCAGGGACAGGGCACCTTTGTCAAACCCATGGAGGCGGTAGAGGAAAATCCTCTGGCAAAAGCCATGGAATCCCAGTCCGCCTCCCTGGTGGATCTTCTGGAAGTGCGGCTGGGGCTGGAATGCAATGCCGCCGCCCTGGCGGCCCAGCGGGCCGATGAAACCGATATCAAGGCCATGCAGCAGAGCATCGACGAGATGCAGCATGAAGTGAATTCCGGCCGGCTGGGAACAGAAGCCGACACCGGCTTTCACATGGCCATTGCCTATGCCGCCAAAAATCCGCTGCACATTCTGATCATGCGTAATTTCTACGATTATCTGTTCCACGGCATCCGGGAAAATCTCACCAGCCTGTACGAGGATCCTGAAAATATTCAGAAGATTCTGACCCAGCACCGGGCCATCCTGGAAACCATCACTTCCCGGGACCCGGACAAAGCATACGATGCCATGAACACCCACATCGCCTTTGTCAGGGATTTTTTCAAAAACAAAAAAATGTAA
- a CDS encoding SDR family oxidoreductase, which translates to MEIKEPEITRKDVLILDDDDFCKENVCIVTGCGTGIGRAVTIAAAVNGLTVAGLDINETEGEKTGDMARALGGNAFTFIKTDLTEDAQVKAAVEKAAGLGQIRYLANIAGIQHIDAVENFPMETYDLMQKLMLRAPFFLSQLAIPYMKQAGAGAIANMASVHAHICTKNKPVYNITKFGLRALSQSISAEGEGRIRSFTISSGFVKTPLALNQVAAQAAQRGITAEQVVTDVMMGSSRVKEMMSPAEVANLFVFGFSRFSNYLVGGDLLFDGGMVLTY; encoded by the coding sequence ATGGAAATCAAGGAACCAGAGATCACCCGAAAGGATGTGCTGATACTGGATGATGACGATTTCTGCAAGGAAAACGTGTGCATCGTTACCGGGTGCGGCACGGGTATCGGCCGGGCTGTGACCATTGCCGCGGCCGTTAACGGCCTGACCGTGGCAGGACTGGATATCAATGAGACAGAAGGGGAAAAAACCGGGGACATGGCCCGGGCCTTAGGCGGAAATGCCTTTACATTCATAAAAACCGATCTCACGGAGGATGCCCAGGTGAAAGCTGCCGTGGAAAAGGCGGCCGGCCTGGGTCAGATCCGGTACCTGGCCAATATCGCGGGAATCCAGCACATTGATGCCGTGGAAAACTTCCCCATGGAAACCTATGATCTGATGCAGAAACTCATGCTCAGGGCCCCGTTTTTTCTTTCCCAACTGGCGATCCCTTACATGAAGCAGGCCGGGGCCGGCGCCATTGCCAACATGGCCTCGGTCCACGCCCACATCTGCACCAAAAACAAGCCGGTCTACAACATCACCAAGTTCGGGCTCCGGGCGTTGAGTCAGTCCATTTCCGCTGAAGGGGAAGGCCGGATCCGTTCGTTCACCATCAGTTCCGGGTTTGTCAAAACTCCCCTGGCCCTCAACCAGGTGGCGGCTCAGGCCGCACAGCGGGGCATCACGGCGGAACAGGTGGTCACGGATGTGATGATGGGGTCTTCCCGGGTCAAGGAAATGATGTCCCCGGCGGAAGTGGCCAATCTGTTTGTATTCGGATTCTCCCGGTTTTCAAACTATCTGGTGGGCGGGGATCTGCTGTTTGACGGCGGCATGGTCCTGACTTATTAA
- a CDS encoding (Fe-S)-binding protein, which translates to MADMKELANLVKELEDQLVTCIRCGMCQSVCPLFEQTRKEADVARGKLALLTGLMENMFTDPDGVNERLNRCLLCGSCAANCPSGVNVVEIFIKARAILAEYKGLSPAKKLIFRQLLAHPGRFDAMVDWAGRFQGLFAKPDANAQGTSCARLVSPLLSNRHFMPLSSNPFHKTLPEKGVTTPGSGPKAAIFIGCLIDKIFPGVAHASLKVLSHHNVGVVIPPGQGCCGIPSLASGDRDSFTRLVDHNLALFEKYDFDVLVTACATCTSTIKKLWPSVYKNPSPGMQKKLTALSEKTMDINQFLVDQVGIEPIETGLEDAEKEIVTYHDPCHLKKSLGVADQPRQVIRAAGCRLEEMAGSDKCCGMGGSFNVYHYDLSSAIGTLKEHNIEATGCTAVSTGCPACMMQISDMLGKAGASIRVRHPMELYARALEKLTP; encoded by the coding sequence ATGGCAGACATGAAAGAACTTGCAAACCTGGTAAAAGAACTGGAAGACCAGCTGGTGACCTGCATTCGATGCGGCATGTGTCAGTCGGTCTGTCCATTGTTCGAACAGACACGGAAAGAAGCGGATGTGGCAAGGGGCAAACTGGCCCTGCTCACGGGGCTTATGGAAAACATGTTCACCGATCCGGACGGGGTGAACGAGCGGCTGAACCGGTGCCTTTTGTGCGGGTCTTGTGCGGCCAACTGCCCTTCCGGGGTGAATGTGGTGGAAATTTTCATCAAGGCCCGGGCCATTCTGGCGGAATACAAAGGCCTGTCTCCTGCCAAAAAACTGATCTTCAGGCAACTGCTGGCCCACCCGGGCCGGTTCGATGCCATGGTGGACTGGGCCGGTCGGTTCCAGGGCCTTTTCGCTAAACCCGATGCCAATGCTCAGGGGACCTCCTGCGCCCGGCTGGTCTCGCCATTGCTGTCAAATCGCCATTTCATGCCCTTGAGTTCCAATCCCTTCCACAAAACCCTGCCGGAAAAAGGGGTGACAACCCCGGGTTCCGGCCCTAAAGCCGCTATCTTCATCGGATGCCTGATCGACAAAATTTTTCCCGGTGTGGCCCATGCCTCGTTAAAGGTGCTCTCCCATCACAATGTGGGGGTGGTGATTCCTCCCGGCCAGGGTTGCTGCGGGATCCCGTCCCTGGCATCCGGAGACCGGGACAGCTTCACCCGGCTGGTGGACCACAACCTGGCGTTGTTTGAAAAATACGACTTTGATGTCCTGGTGACGGCCTGTGCCACCTGTACCTCCACCATTAAAAAATTATGGCCCTCGGTTTACAAAAACCCGTCCCCGGGCATGCAGAAAAAATTGACGGCCCTGTCGGAAAAAACCATGGATATCAACCAGTTTCTGGTGGATCAGGTGGGCATCGAGCCGATTGAAACCGGGTTGGAAGACGCAGAAAAAGAAATCGTGACTTATCATGACCCGTGCCATCTGAAAAAATCTCTGGGTGTGGCAGACCAGCCCCGGCAGGTGATCCGGGCCGCCGGGTGCCGGTTGGAAGAAATGGCCGGATCAGACAAGTGCTGCGGCATGGGCGGCAGTTTCAATGTTTACCACTATGACCTGTCCAGTGCCATCGGTACTCTTAAAGAGCACAATATCGAAGCCACGGGCTGTACCGCTGTGTCCACGGGGTGCCCGGCCTGCATGATGCAGATATCTGATATGCTGGGAAAAGCCGGCGCCTCTATCCGGGTCCGGCATCCCATGGAACTGTATGCCAGGGCCCTTGAAAAACTTACCCCTTAA
- a CDS encoding FAD-binding oxidoreductase, with the protein MIQKSILEALQKIVGPPHLLTQKEDMLTYSYDAAVLDPVMPAAAVIPETKDQVGDIIALCAENQIPITVRGSGTNLSGGTIPYSSGIVLLTGRMNKIIEINEADMYAVVEPGVVTATLAAEVEKRGLFYPPDPGSMAVSTIGGNVAENAGGLRGLKYGVTKDYVMGLRFFDSQGNYIKTGSRTVKCATGYNITGLMVGSEGTLGILDQVILKLIPAPKARQAMVAVYDTIEQASETVAGIISARIVPATLEILDNFTIRAVEDFSKAGLPKDAAALLLIEVDGHPAVVTEEAEQVKALCLKMGARTIDQAKDDAQRDKIWAARRAALSALAQLKPTLVLEDATVPRSRIPDMVRALQDIAKKYRIDIGTFGHAGDGNLHPTILTDRRNKEEFYRVEQAIEEIFDVALSMGGTLSGEHGTGIAKAPFLEKEAGYSSILFSRQLRAALDPSNILNPGKITGV; encoded by the coding sequence ATGATCCAGAAATCAATCCTTGAGGCGCTACAGAAAATCGTGGGGCCCCCGCATCTGCTGACCCAGAAAGAGGACATGCTCACCTATTCCTATGATGCCGCTGTACTGGATCCGGTGATGCCTGCGGCTGCCGTGATACCTGAAACAAAAGACCAGGTGGGCGACATCATCGCCCTGTGCGCGGAAAATCAGATTCCCATCACGGTCAGAGGATCGGGTACCAACCTGTCCGGCGGTACCATTCCCTATTCTTCGGGTATTGTGCTCCTCACCGGCCGGATGAATAAAATCATTGAAATCAACGAAGCAGACATGTATGCCGTAGTGGAACCCGGGGTGGTGACGGCCACCCTGGCGGCGGAAGTGGAAAAACGGGGCCTGTTCTACCCGCCGGATCCGGGATCAATGGCCGTGTCCACCATCGGCGGCAATGTGGCGGAAAATGCCGGGGGCCTGAGAGGGCTCAAATACGGGGTCACCAAGGATTATGTCATGGGCCTGCGGTTTTTCGACAGCCAGGGAAATTACATCAAAACCGGATCCAGGACCGTGAAATGCGCCACCGGCTATAACATCACCGGCCTGATGGTGGGATCGGAAGGAACATTAGGGATTCTGGATCAGGTGATTCTCAAGCTCATCCCCGCGCCAAAGGCCAGGCAGGCCATGGTGGCGGTGTATGACACCATTGAACAGGCTTCGGAAACCGTGGCCGGCATCATTTCCGCGCGTATTGTGCCGGCCACCCTGGAAATCCTGGATAATTTCACCATCCGGGCCGTGGAGGATTTTTCAAAGGCCGGACTTCCCAAAGACGCGGCAGCTCTGCTGCTCATCGAGGTGGACGGCCACCCGGCTGTGGTGACGGAAGAAGCGGAACAGGTCAAGGCCCTGTGCCTGAAAATGGGAGCACGGACCATTGACCAGGCAAAAGATGATGCCCAGCGGGATAAAATCTGGGCGGCCCGGCGGGCGGCCCTGTCCGCCCTGGCCCAGCTCAAACCCACCCTGGTGCTGGAGGATGCCACGGTGCCCAGAAGCCGAATCCCGGACATGGTGCGGGCCCTTCAGGATATTGCCAAAAAGTACCGCATCGATATCGGTACCTTCGGCCATGCCGGAGACGGAAACCTGCATCCCACCATTCTCACGGACCGAAGGAACAAGGAAGAGTTTTATCGGGTGGAACAGGCCATTGAAGAGATTTTCGATGTCGCCCTTTCCATGGGAGGGACATTGTCCGGTGAACACGGCACGGGCATTGCCAAGGCCCCGTTTCTGGAAAAGGAAGCCGGATATTCATCCATCCTGTTTTCCCGACAACTTCGGGCGGCCCTGGATCCGAGCAACATTTTAAATCCTGGTAAAATTACCGGAGTATAA
- a CDS encoding TRAP transporter substrate-binding protein, with the protein MKKALSIVVTLMLAVVFICGTAHAKREKFGEDPRAKEAKRISFKTSDEKIRWKMVMPWSKGLLFYDIASHFADSVRLASAGRLDIKPFSAGELVPAMQSFDAVSTGAAEVGHDWPGYWKGKNEAFVALASVPFGLDAELYNIWLYERGGVEMMQEIYGQFNLFALPGGQCGQEMGLSSNKRATSMADFKGMRIRTPGWFMDIMNNLGASVSPLPGGEVYLALERGVIDAAEFSSPAINYPMGFDDVTKYVIQPGVHQPGIQCALFFNKDAYEKLPEDLKWIVDIAAKETQLWSYNWINNLNAKAIKLFKEKVEFVHMDKETLIEFRKTTKEYMDSIKAKFPDAKKILDSQDQLIEDYADWRKERGGATPWPYETYISGQIHE; encoded by the coding sequence ATGAAAAAAGCATTGAGCATTGTGGTTACCCTTATGTTGGCAGTTGTCTTTATTTGCGGCACAGCCCATGCCAAACGCGAAAAATTCGGGGAAGACCCCCGGGCAAAAGAAGCAAAACGGATCTCATTCAAGACATCGGATGAAAAAATCCGGTGGAAAATGGTTATGCCCTGGTCCAAAGGGCTTTTGTTCTATGACATTGCATCCCATTTCGCCGACAGTGTCCGTCTGGCATCTGCCGGCCGCCTGGATATTAAACCCTTTTCCGCAGGAGAGTTGGTGCCTGCCATGCAGAGTTTTGATGCCGTAAGCACGGGCGCGGCTGAAGTGGGCCATGACTGGCCCGGTTACTGGAAAGGCAAAAATGAAGCCTTTGTCGCCCTGGCATCCGTTCCTTTCGGCCTGGATGCAGAATTGTACAACATCTGGCTCTATGAAAGAGGCGGTGTGGAAATGATGCAGGAAATCTATGGCCAGTTCAACCTGTTTGCCCTTCCCGGCGGCCAGTGCGGCCAGGAAATGGGGCTTTCCTCCAATAAAAGAGCCACCAGTATGGCAGATTTCAAAGGCATGAGAATCCGTACGCCAGGCTGGTTCATGGATATCATGAACAACCTGGGCGCATCCGTGTCTCCCCTTCCCGGCGGCGAAGTGTACCTGGCCCTGGAGCGGGGCGTGATCGATGCAGCGGAGTTCTCCTCTCCGGCCATCAACTATCCCATGGGATTCGATGATGTCACCAAGTACGTGATTCAGCCGGGTGTGCATCAGCCGGGTATCCAGTGCGCCCTGTTTTTCAACAAGGATGCCTATGAAAAGCTGCCCGAAGATTTGAAATGGATCGTTGACATTGCTGCCAAAGAAACCCAGTTGTGGAGCTACAACTGGATTAACAACCTGAATGCCAAAGCCATCAAGCTGTTCAAGGAAAAAGTGGAATTTGTCCATATGGATAAAGAAACCCTGATCGAGTTCCGGAAAACCACCAAAGAGTATATGGACTCTATCAAAGCAAAATTCCCGGATGCCAAGAAAATCCTGGATTCCCAGGACCAGCTGATCGAAGATTATGCTGACTGGCGTAAAGAGCGCGGCGGTGCCACCCCCTGGCCTTATGAAACCTATATCAGCGGCCAGATCCATGAATAA
- a CDS encoding TRAP transporter small permease subunit — MLESLANNLEKFIRKQGDITSFLVYPLLIIVVYEVFMRYVFNAPTSWGFEATTFLYGLHYMFGFSYADVHGAHVKVDIFSSLASEKVQAILSIITNLVFFMPVTICLTLWGIKYAYQSTLGLEVNSTSWAPPIWPLKILMAVCLAFLLLQGIANLLKDIHSLKQQGRKVNP, encoded by the coding sequence ATGTTGGAATCGTTAGCAAACAACCTGGAAAAATTCATCCGCAAGCAGGGGGATATCACCTCGTTTCTTGTATATCCGCTGCTGATCATCGTGGTATATGAGGTGTTCATGCGGTATGTGTTCAACGCCCCCACCTCCTGGGGATTTGAAGCCACCACATTTTTATACGGACTGCACTACATGTTCGGGTTCTCCTATGCAGATGTCCATGGCGCCCATGTAAAAGTGGATATTTTCAGTTCCCTGGCCTCGGAAAAAGTGCAGGCGATTCTCAGCATTATCACGAACCTGGTCTTTTTTATGCCGGTGACCATCTGCCTGACCCTGTGGGGAATCAAATACGCATATCAATCCACCCTGGGCCTTGAAGTGAATTCCACTTCCTGGGCACCTCCCATCTGGCCGCTGAAGATATTGATGGCCGTGTGCCTGGCATTTTTACTGCTCCAGGGCATCGCCAATCTGTTAAAGGATATCCATTCACTCAAACAACAAGGAAGAAAGGTTAACCCATGA